Sequence from the [Clostridium] scindens genome:
AGGCTTAAGTCATCCTCCTTCACCGGAATCTCCTCCCGCTCAAACCACTGGGCAAGCGCGAGTTCCTCTTGATCCAGCGTGATCTTATCCTCTCCGTCCAGCTCGCAGAAGAATCCCAAAAGCAGCGTATCGGAAAAAGACCAGGGCTGGCTCTTATAATAGGTAATATTCTTAACCTGAAGGCCGACCTCTTCCATGACTTCTCTCTTTACCGTCTCCTCTATGGTCTCTCCGATCTCGTTGAATCCTGCCAAAAGGGCGTATTTCTTATATTCCCGCCCGGCATACTTGGACATCAGGATTCTGTTGCCATCAGTCACCGCGATGATGACCGCCGGCGATATCTTCGGATATTCCATCAAATGGCACTCGGGACAGAACATCATCCGTTCTTTAGCGTCCTTTACCATTGGGCTTGCGCATCTTCCACAGTATCTTCTGCTGGTATACCATCTGTGCAGCTGCCATCCGGTGACTCCGGCAAAGTTCAGGTACTTTGGCCCTCCCTCCCGAAGAGTCTGGGTATCCAGCATTTCATATCCTTTGATCGTCCTGAAATCGATCTCCTGCTCTTCTTCTGAGATGCCCAGCGGATTTCCCAGATAGAATCTCATCCCGTCAATGGCAAATAGATAGGTATAATCTTCGTATAGTTTCTGCCTGTCCATATAGGCTTCCATTTCGCCAAATGTAGGGAAACGAATCTGCCGCCCTTCCATCGCCGCCAGGATAGTCCTGCCACTGTAGGCGAGGAAGATGCTGTCTTCATCCGGCGGCAGCGGCTGGTATTCATTCCGGTATTCATGTGGTTCAATATCCTGTATCATATCTAGTGGTCTCCTTATGTTTTTTTATCTGGCCTTTGTGCCGTTCCCGTCTCTTTTTGCCACTTTGAGACGGTTAAGCGTCACTTCCTTTTCTCCAAAGATGATCTTGGCCTCCGTGCCTTCCTCAAACAGGTACGCGTGCTCCAATTCATCATTCTTCCGCAGTTTGATCCCTCTGACGCCGATGGCTCCTTTCTTCTTCTCGGACACTTCCTGTGCCGGGAAGCGGAGGAAATAGCCCTCTTTGGTCTGCAGGACGACCTGCTGGTTGTCGGTAATCACCTGCACGCTGATCAGCTCGTCCTCCGGCTGAAGCTTGGTAGCCGCGATGGTGCGCTTAGCCACCTGAAATTCATTTCCTTCTACTTTTTTAATCATCCCCTGCTTCGTCGCAAAAAGCAGCCTTGCGTAGCGCATCTGTTCCGCGTCGCAGATATAGACGATGTTTTCCTGGGTGCTGTCGTAATTGCTTACATTATCGATGGGAAGCCCCTTGTCCCTGAACTTTCCATAAGGCAGATCCAGCACCTTGACTTGATGCATCTTCCCAGTATTTGTAAAGATGCACAGTTTCCCTGTGTTCATGCAGGAAAGCACATGCTTGTTCTCCGCATCCGCGGCTTCTTTGTTCCGCTCGTAGATATTCGTATCTACCGTCTTGGCATAGCCAAATCGGTCCATCAGGAATACGACTTCCTGCTCCTCGATCTTATTTTCCTCATAAACAGCCTCTTCGGCATTCTCAATGGCTGTGCGCCTCTTTCTGGCAAATTCTTTTTTAATCTTGTCCAGATCCGCTATGATGACTTCCGCCATAGAATCATAGTTGTTCAGGATATCTTCATACCTGGCGATGTTCTTAAGCGTCTCTTCATGCTCTTTCATCAGGGCTTCCAATTCCAGGCCGATCAATTTATATAAGCGCATCTCCAGGATCGCCGTGGCCTGTCTCTCTGTAAAGCGCAGCATGGCTGCCATCTTCTTTGATATGCTGGACTTGAACTTGATATTCTCCGTCACCCCGTTGGTCAGGCAGGCTTTGGCATCTTTTACGGACTGGCTTCCCCTTAAGATCTCGATGATCAGGTCAATCACATCGCAGGCCTTGATCAGCCCTTCCTGGATCTCTTTTCTGTCCTGCTCCTTTTTCAGAAGATTCTGGTATTTCCTGGTAGCCAGTTCAAACTGGAAGTCCACGTGGTGCTCGATAATCTTCTTAAGCCCCATCGTCTCCGGCCGCCCGTTCGCAACCGCCAGCATATTAACGCCAAAGGTGTCTTCCAGGCGGGTCTTCTTATAGAGCATGTTGGTCAGATTCTCCACATCCGCGCCCCGCTTCAGTTCAATGACGATGCGGATGCCCTCTTTGGATGACTGGTTGGATATGTCCACGATGTCGCTGGTCTTCTTGCTCTCCACCAGAGCGCAGACGTCGTTGAGGAACTTGCCGATACCCGCGCCGATCATGGTATATGGAATCTCTGTGATGACCAGGCGGTTCTTGCCGCCTTTCATCTCCTCGATCTCTACTTTGCCGCGGATCTTGATCTTTCCGCTGCCTGCTTCGTAGATATTCAGCAGTTCGTCCTTGTTGACCACGATTCCCCCTGTCGGGAAGTCTGGTCCCTTGATATATTTCATTAACTGCTTCGTGCTGATATCGTCATTCTTCATATAGGCTTTGACCGCCTCGATCACTTCGCCCAGATTATGGGTGGGGATGCTGGTCGCCATTCCGACTGCAATCCCTTCCGCCCCGTTGACCAGAAGATTGGGTATCCTCACCGGAAGCACCTCCGGCTCCTTCTCCGTCTCGTCAAAGTTGGGCATGAAGTCCACGATGTCCTTGTCCAGATCGGCAAGATACGCCTCCTGGGTGATCTTGGCCAGGCGCGCCTCTGTATAACGCATGGCTGCAGCGCCGTCCCCTTCTATGGATCCGAAGTTTCCGTGCCCGTCTACAAGGATCATTCCTTTTTTGAATTCCTGGGCCATGACGACCAGGGATTCATAGATGGAACTGTCTCCGTGGGGGTGGTATTTACCCATGGTATCCCCCACGATACGGGCGCATTTCCTATAGGGCCTGTCATACCGGATACCCAGCTCGTACATGTCGTAGAGCGTGCGCCTCTGAACCGGCTTAAGCCCGTCCCGTACATCCGGAAGGGCCCTTGCTACGATGACGCTCATGGCATAGTCGATGTATGACTTCTTCATCACATCAGAGTATTCGGTTCTTATGATTTGTGAATCCTGCATCTTTTCCTCTCCTTACCTCGCTATATATCCAGTTCTGCTTCCGTAGCATTTTCATAGATAAATGTCCTTCTTGGGGGAACCTCGGTCCCCATCAGCATCTCTGTCACGCCGGATGCCATCCTGGCGTCCTCGATCTCCACCAGTTTGAGCATCCTGGTCTCCGGATTCAAAGTGGTCTCCCAGAGCTGCTGGGCATCCATCTCTCCAAGTCCCTTATATCTCTGGAGGGTGAACGGGCCGTCGTGGGTCTTGCGATACCGCTCCAGCGCCTTGTCGTCATAGAGATACTCTTCCTCTCCCTTTTTCGGCATAGCCTTATACAGAGGCGGCATGGCAATATACACATGCCCTTCATAGATCAGTTCCGGCATAAATCGGTAGAACAAGGTTAATAGCAGCGTAGAGATGTGCGCGCCGTCCACATCCGCATCGGCCATGATGATGATCTTGTCATAGCGCAGCTTCGTAATATCGAAATCATTGCCATATCCTTCGGAAAAGCCGCACCCGAAGGCATTGATCATCGTCTTGATCTCCGCGTTGGCCAGAACCTTGTCTATGCTGGCCTTTTCTACATTTAAGATCTTTCCCCGGATGGGCAGGATCGCCTGGTACATCCGGTCTCTGGCCGTCTTGGCCGAACCTCCGGCCGAGTCTCCCTCCACGATGAATATCTCGCACTTCCCGGCGTCCTTGCTCTCGCAGTTTGCCAGTTTCCCGTTACTGTCAAAAGAATACTTCTGCTTTGTTAGAAGATTGGTCTTGGCCCTCTCTTCCGTCTTGCGGATCTTCGCCGCCTTCTCCGCGCAGCCGATCACCTTCTTCAGATTATCCAGATTCCGGTCAAAGTAACGGATGATCTCATCATTGGTCACCTTGCTACACGCTTTTGCCGCGTCAGGGTTGTCCAATTTCGTCTTCGTCTGTCCTTCAAATCGGGGATCCGGATGCTTGATGGAGATGATCGCCGTCATACCGTTTCGGATATCCGCGCCTGTGAAGTTCGCATCCTTCTCCTTCAAGATCCCCAGTTCCCTGGAATACTGGTTGATGACTGTGGTAAAGGTCGTCTTGAATCCGGTCAGGTGGGTTCCGCCTTCCGCGTTATAGATATTGTTACAGAAGCCCAGGACATTTTCATGGAATTCATTGACATACTGGAATGCCACTTCCACCTCGATACCATCGGACTCGCCTTTGAAATATACGGGCTCGTGGACAGCTTCCTTCTTGGAATTGAGGTCTTCTATGAATCCTAAGATTCCCTCCGGCTCATGGTATACGATATGCTCCGTCTCGCTGCCCCGCTTATCTTCGAATATGATCGTAAGTGCAGGATTCAGATATGCGGTCTCATGCATGCGGCTTTTGACTTCTTCGGCCCGGAACCTGGTCTTCTCAAATATGGCGTCATCTGGAAGAAAGTTTACCTTCGTCCCTGTCTTGCGGGTCTTGCCTATGGGGGGGAGCAGTCCGTCCTCCAGTTCGATCACCGGCTTTCCTCTCTCATACCTGTCATGATGGATATAGCCGTCACGGCTGACTTCCACATCCATATACGTTGACAGCGCGTTGACTACGGAAGATCCGACACCGTGAAGCCCTCCGCTGGTCTTATAAGCAGAATCATCGAATTTTCCTCCGGCATGAAGCGTCGTATATACCACGCGCTCTGCGGAAACTCCGGTGGCGTGAAGATCTACCGGAACGCCTCGCCCATTATCCGAGATGGTCGCCGACCCATCCTTTTCAAGCGTCACCCGGATCTCGCTGCAGTAGCCTGCAAGATGCTCGTCCACCGCATTGTCCACAATCTCGTAGATCAGATGGTTCAATCCTTTGGTGGAAACGCTTCCTATATACATTCCCGGCCTTTTCCGTACCGCTTCCAGTCCTTCCAGTATGGAAATACTGTCTGCATCGTATGTATTTTTCTTAGCCATTCTCATATATCCTTTCCAATGTATATTCCTACCTATTCTAGAACGTGGAAAAGTGCCCCATTGGGCACACTTTTCCATACTGCCAATATATTAGCACGAAATATTGTATTAATCAAACAATATTTATTTTGCAAGTACATGATCTAGTGTATCTGCCAGCACTTCCATGGCATTGCGCATTTCCTCCACTGTATTTGTCTGGGCTCCAGCCTCTATCAGCAGAGTCTTTGGCTTTAAATGCATGTTATAGCGGTAGGCTCTCAGATAGATATGCCGGGTAAATCCCGGATACTTGTTGGCTGCCGCAATCTGCATCTGCAAAGAGAATGCCAGGTTATCCTCTATGTATGGATTGGCCAGATAACTGATATTGCCATTGGCCTTGGTACGGCTAAGCCCATTAAAGAACATGATCTGCGCCGTAGGCCTGCCGTTGATCTCCGTCACCAGATGAGTCCCTTCTGCCACGCCGTCCCGGTGAAGGTCAATGACCACTTCGATGCTGGGATTCTCGGCAAGAATATTCTGGATCTGCGGCTCCGCCAGCTGGTATGCCATGCTTCGGTCCAGTTTTCCGTCCACCAGGTCATACACTCCTTCGTGGTGCAAAGTCTCGATCCCGTATGTATTGTTTAACAGGTCTGAGAGATAGGCGCCCATCCCCATGATGGTGGTGCTGGTATCGCCTTCTGTCGAATCCGCAAACGCCTCCTGGGAATGCGTATGGTAGATGAGCACCTTCGGGCCTCCTTTAGATTGGTCGATCTTCAGATCTTTCCCCATAAGTTTTTCTGCATTGAGCAGGTCCCCGTCTGCCATCGTATTTCCATCTATCGTATAGAAGTTTCCCACCAGGTATTCAAAATTTTTCAGATTTTCCATGGAGGTATCAATTGGCGTTCCAGATGTCTGGGCGACTTCCTCTTCCTTGTCATCGCCTCCCAATAGCTGCCCGTTTTCATCCACCGCGTTTTCATCATTGGCCTGCTGGGCCAGGATCATCGCGTATGTCTCCTCATCTTCCACATCCGTATGGACGGATGCCTTGCC
This genomic interval carries:
- the nudC gene encoding NAD(+) diphosphatase, with protein sequence MIQDIEPHEYRNEYQPLPPDEDSIFLAYSGRTILAAMEGRQIRFPTFGEMEAYMDRQKLYEDYTYLFAIDGMRFYLGNPLGISEEEQEIDFRTIKGYEMLDTQTLREGGPKYLNFAGVTGWQLHRWYTSRRYCGRCASPMVKDAKERMMFCPECHLMEYPKISPAVIIAVTDGNRILMSKYAGREYKKYALLAGFNEIGETIEETVKREVMEEVGLQVKNITYYKSQPWSFSDTLLLGFFCELDGEDKITLDQEELALAQWFEREEIPVKEDDLSLTNEMMIAFKNGRK
- a CDS encoding DNA gyrase/topoisomerase IV subunit B, which codes for MAKKNTYDADSISILEGLEAVRKRPGMYIGSVSTKGLNHLIYEIVDNAVDEHLAGYCSEIRVTLEKDGSATISDNGRGVPVDLHATGVSAERVVYTTLHAGGKFDDSAYKTSGGLHGVGSSVVNALSTYMDVEVSRDGYIHHDRYERGKPVIELEDGLLPPIGKTRKTGTKVNFLPDDAIFEKTRFRAEEVKSRMHETAYLNPALTIIFEDKRGSETEHIVYHEPEGILGFIEDLNSKKEAVHEPVYFKGESDGIEVEVAFQYVNEFHENVLGFCNNIYNAEGGTHLTGFKTTFTTVINQYSRELGILKEKDANFTGADIRNGMTAIISIKHPDPRFEGQTKTKLDNPDAAKACSKVTNDEIIRYFDRNLDNLKKVIGCAEKAAKIRKTEERAKTNLLTKQKYSFDSNGKLANCESKDAGKCEIFIVEGDSAGGSAKTARDRMYQAILPIRGKILNVEKASIDKVLANAEIKTMINAFGCGFSEGYGNDFDITKLRYDKIIIMADADVDGAHISTLLLTLFYRFMPELIYEGHVYIAMPPLYKAMPKKGEEEYLYDDKALERYRKTHDGPFTLQRYKGLGEMDAQQLWETTLNPETRMLKLVEIEDARMASGVTEMLMGTEVPPRRTFIYENATEAELDI
- a CDS encoding DNA gyrase/topoisomerase IV subunit A; protein product: MQDSQIIRTEYSDVMKKSYIDYAMSVIVARALPDVRDGLKPVQRRTLYDMYELGIRYDRPYRKCARIVGDTMGKYHPHGDSSIYESLVVMAQEFKKGMILVDGHGNFGSIEGDGAAAMRYTEARLAKITQEAYLADLDKDIVDFMPNFDETEKEPEVLPVRIPNLLVNGAEGIAVGMATSIPTHNLGEVIEAVKAYMKNDDISTKQLMKYIKGPDFPTGGIVVNKDELLNIYEAGSGKIKIRGKVEIEEMKGGKNRLVITEIPYTMIGAGIGKFLNDVCALVESKKTSDIVDISNQSSKEGIRIVIELKRGADVENLTNMLYKKTRLEDTFGVNMLAVANGRPETMGLKKIIEHHVDFQFELATRKYQNLLKKEQDRKEIQEGLIKACDVIDLIIEILRGSQSVKDAKACLTNGVTENIKFKSSISKKMAAMLRFTERQATAILEMRLYKLIGLELEALMKEHEETLKNIARYEDILNNYDSMAEVIIADLDKIKKEFARKRRTAIENAEEAVYEENKIEEQEVVFLMDRFGYAKTVDTNIYERNKEAADAENKHVLSCMNTGKLCIFTNTGKMHQVKVLDLPYGKFRDKGLPIDNVSNYDSTQENIVYICDAEQMRYARLLFATKQGMIKKVEGNEFQVAKRTIAATKLQPEDELISVQVITDNQQVVLQTKEGYFLRFPAQEVSEKKKGAIGVRGIKLRKNDELEHAYLFEEGTEAKIIFGEKEVTLNRLKVAKRDGNGTKAR
- a CDS encoding stage II sporulation protein P; amino-acid sequence: MGQKQRISRIMIAVIAGILVLYAFMQVPLHPVKKVQDGINRFLMEKSEETYLTGFAYLEGDKEASFSDWVTESAMKLVPLGTYVEGKASVHTDVEDEETYAMILAQQANDENAVDENGQLLGGDDKEEEVAQTSGTPIDTSMENLKNFEYLVGNFYTIDGNTMADGDLLNAEKLMGKDLKIDQSKGGPKVLIYHTHSQEAFADSTEGDTSTTIMGMGAYLSDLLNNTYGIETLHHEGVYDLVDGKLDRSMAYQLAEPQIQNILAENPSIEVVIDLHRDGVAEGTHLVTEINGRPTAQIMFFNGLSRTKANGNISYLANPYIEDNLAFSLQMQIAAANKYPGFTRHIYLRAYRYNMHLKPKTLLIEAGAQTNTVEEMRNAMEVLADTLDHVLAK